The Spirochaetaceae bacterium genomic sequence GATGCGGCATGCCTTGAAGAATGCCCTCATCCCGGTGGTCACCCTCGTCGGCTTTCAGCTGCCCATCCTCATCGGTGGTTCGGTCATCATTGAGCAGATCTTCGTCCTGCCCGGCATAGGCCGTCTTCTGGTGGCCGCGCTCAGCCTGCGGGAGTATCACCTGGTCTCTGCCATCAACCTGATGCTGGCAACTGCCGTGATGGTGATCAATCTCGGCATCGACCTCACCTACGCTTACCTGGATCCCAGGGTGCGCTATGGGTGACTTCCTGTCGAGGCTGGTCCGGGAGAAGCCGCTGGGCGCGTTCGGCGGGATCGTCGTGCTGCTGCTGCTGTTCACCGGTATCTTCGCCGACGTCCTGGCGCCCTTTCCGATGAGTGAGCCCCACATGACGGACCGGCTCACCGGGCCGTCAGGGAAATACCTGCTGGGTACCGACCAACTGGGGCGAGACGTGCTCAGCCGAATCATCTACGGGGCGCGCGTTTCGCTCGTCGTCGGCCTGGCAGCAACCAGTATCAACATGGTGGTAGCGCTGCTGATCGGCACGACCACCGGATTCTTCGGCGGCAAGCTCGATATGGTGGTGCAGCGGTTCGTCGACGCCTGGATGGCGTTCCCGGGGCTCCTGATTTTGATCACGGTGATGTCGCTGGTCGGCCAGGGTCTGCTGCAGACCATACTGGTGCTGGGCATCAGCGGCGGCATTGGTGGCTCGCGCATCGCGCGCAGCGCCGTCATCGGCATCAGGGAGAACATGTATCTGCAGGCGGCCGAGGCGTTTGGCGCGAGCGCGACCAGGACCATCTTCCGCCATGTACTGCCCAACATCATGGCGCCCATGATCATCACCTTCACCGTGACCATTGGCGGCGTCATCATGGCCGAGGCTTCGCTGAGCTTCCTCGGTTTCGGTCTTCCCCCGGATGTCGCCACCTGGGGTGGCATGCTGAGCAACGACGGGCGCCGGTTCATGGAGTTGGCGCCATGGCTGGCCATCTGGCCGGGCCTTGCTCTGACCATCGTGGTGTACAGTCTGAATATGCTCGGCGATGCGCTCAGAGACCTGCTCGACCCCCGGCTGAAGGGCGGTGTGGGTCGTCTCGGCGCCGACAATCGCGCCAAGTCGGGCTACTAGAGTACCATCGCGAACGGGGGCGGGAGCCAGCCGTCCCGTTGCGTCGTCATCGCTTTGACGTGAGAACTGGTCTCGTAAGCGGCGCCCGTGCCCGCTGCCGCTATCCGCATAGCGCACGGATAGTGCGCCTGGTCGCAGGTAACGTCGCTGTGGTACGGCTTGGGCGTTGTTGGCGGGGCATGTTTTCCACGCGTATCATGGTGGCATGGGTGCGTTCATGGTCGAGTGTAAGCTGCGGGATGTCGCCCAGAGCGGTCCTGAGAAGACGATTCGATCCCGGTGGTGTCCGGGATCAACCTGTTCTTCGCCACCGTGGTGGTGCTGTTCAATCTCCTGATCGACCTGCTGTACTCCTGGCTGGACCCGAGGGTGCGGTATGACTGACGCGCGGGGGCCGTTCGCCGATTTCTTCGGCAGGTTGTGGCGGCAGAAGCCCCTGGGCATCGCCAGCGCGATCGTCATCGTGATCCTGATTCTGTTGGCGATCTTTGCCGATGTTCTGGCTCCCTGTCCGTTCGATCAACTGAACCTGTCAGACA encodes the following:
- a CDS encoding ABC transporter permease; translated protein: MGDFLSRLVREKPLGAFGGIVVLLLLFTGIFADVLAPFPMSEPHMTDRLTGPSGKYLLGTDQLGRDVLSRIIYGARVSLVVGLAATSINMVVALLIGTTTGFFGGKLDMVVQRFVDAWMAFPGLLILITVMSLVGQGLLQTILVLGISGGIGGSRIARSAVIGIRENMYLQAAEAFGASATRTIFRHVLPNIMAPMIITFTVTIGGVIMAEASLSFLGFGLPPDVATWGGMLSNDGRRFMELAPWLAIWPGLALTIVVYSLNMLGDALRDLLDPRLKGGVGRLGADNRAKSGY